A stretch of DNA from Vanrija pseudolonga chromosome 6, complete sequence:
AAAAAAATCCCGGCCACTTTGCAAACTTTCCCGTCCTGTGGCACATGCACAGTCAAGGGCAGACCAACGATCACTACGGAGACACAAGACACGGATGCACAGATCAACACAGATGagcagcgcagcgccgacacaCGCCGAGGACAACGACGCAGTAGCCACACCATATGTATGTGGAGATTGATGATGCCATCACATATACAGACGCCAAAGCCCTCAATTGAACACGAGTCAAATGAAAACTGGAAGCTTAGTTGTACTGGAATAGGGTCAGCATTGATTCGGTGTCGACGCGCATGCGTGAGTCGCAAAGTCAACGAACCTTGACGAAGCCCATGGCCTTGGACTGGGAGGTGTTAGTGATGCTCTAGAGGACTATAACGCCAGCACTCACCTTCTCACGGAAGCACTGACGGCACATGTCAAGGCCCCTGTAGAGTCAGTATCCCGTTGCctgtcgtctcgtcgcgccgATGGCCAAACGTACCACTTGCTGCGCGGGGTGTTAGCATCGTCTACACGGGCACACACGACGCCAAACTCACCGGATAAGACCGGCCTGGTGAGCGCAGACACGGCACTGACGCGAACCCTTGCCGTAGTTACGGGGGCTGTGGATGTTAGATTCGGCGCGGGTGTGTTatagcagcggcggcgtgccttGCGCGGACGGCGTGCACGAGGAGGGGTCGCAAAGGAGGGGCAGAGGCGCGCGCTTGAGGACGATCGGGCGGTCCGTTGGGTGTAGTGACGGCGTTGTCGGACTCGTGTGCGCGTGTGCGCACATTCGCAATTTGGCCGCCAAAAGGTCCTCCGTCCGAGTCCAGCGTTTCCCTCGTCCagacgacagcagcggcgagccgcACACGCAGGCGAAGCCGCTCGTGTGCCCGTGTccgtcgttgccgtcgccacccatgccgtccttgtccttccTCATGCTGTGTCCTCTGCCGTGCCCCAGACCCTTCCTCGTGGCTCCTTCCGCGCACTCCAGCGCTCCCATCCCATCCAGCCCAAACCCGTCCttcccagccgccgcgctcgacgactcACCGCGAGAACCAAACGTTGGAGTGAGCCCTGTTGGGTGTCAGCTACGCCCTCACACGTCCACAGGTCTGTCTCAACGCACATATTGTATTGTCGGGGTTAAAGTTCGCGAGGTTGTCGCGGGTTTTGTGCTAGCAGGTGTCagttgtcgaggtcgtgcgtgtgtgtcgctgtcgagcgtgtcgagctggGTGTCGGTGCAGTCCTACTCACGTCGTCTACGTGGGGTTTTGAGGGATGCGGACGACTCTTGGCTCGAAGTTGTCtgttggcagcggcgacgcagcagcgagcagagcagccagcctgcaccagcaccagcaagCCCTCACCCCAACACGCCCAGGCTGGTGCGGAAGAAAATCGCTCGAAACTGACGCCTCGGCGAATTTTCAATAATCCCGCTGGGTGGGATTCCAGAAACGAGATGTGGCACAAGTGGGACGGAGGTCTCCCAATCTCCGCTACTTGATTCAAAAGCATCTTCTAGCATCGTACAGTGTCTATATCTCTTCCTATGCATACCCGAAtcgcacgccgagcgcgcagccGAGCAGCAGAACCATGCAGTGTAATGTCGTGTGGAATGGTGTAGAatgcgggggtgggtgtcggtCGGCTACTTGACGGCAGGTGCCACTgctaccgccgccggccccggagcagcagcagcagcgtcctTGCTCGCCGCCTCGATCATGCTCCGCTCCGACGCGGACAGGTTGAACAGGCTGTCGGTGAACTTGTGGTATTCGCGGCGGatctgggggtgtgagcggggtgtggggaggggggttgTGACCGCCGGGTCGGGCTACACTGCGCGGACCACGTCCGGGTCTGCCGCGTGGTGGTgcgacaccaccaccttgcCGACACCAGCCCAGCACACACACCACTCACCGGCGAGAAGACGTGTTCTCTCGTGTTGCCAAAGTCGTAGTAGAGGACCATgtacgcggcggcgactgggcGGGGTGTCAGCCACGTTCTTCGGGGTCGCCTTGACGGCCGGGCTTCCTCAACGCTCCGCCCTCGCGTCGGCCCGCGGCCTCCCCTCGGTAGGCACACTCACACCCTCCAGCAACCCAGCCCGCCACGCCGATCATGCGCGAGAACCGCGGCAACGGCGGGCCGGTACCGCTCTTCGCGAGCGAAGCGTAGaaggcctcggcctcggccggcgtgcgcgggcgcggcaAGCTCTCGGGCTTGGGGCCGGTGTAGCTGCGCTCCGGGTTGGCTTTGTGCGCGGCGGCTGATGGGCCCGGGCCTGCGCGTGGGGCTTTGCCGGACATATTGTCGGTGGGTTGAGCAATGTGGTGtttgttgtggtggtgtcaGTGCGAtgatgccgatgccgacgggcgggccgcgaggtggaggtcgtTGCCCGAGTCGACAAAAGTCGGATGATGGTGCCGTGCCTGGCCGATGACtcgcagcgaggcgaggggaaTGATAATGGCTGGGGTGATATCGCTGTCGCATCAACATCGCCACCACTGCATCTCACACTCCGCCATGCGCCTGCCCTCGTCCCTACTGGCGGGCGTGCGTGCCGGCCTGCCGCGCGTGCACAGCGCCGCAACTGCCGGGCCATCACGCCTCCGCGCCATCcacctgctgcgcgagctgcgcgtccCCGCGCCATGGGAGAACGCCAAGTGGGTCGTGTCGTCTGTTCGAGGTTGCTGACGACAGGAAACCGCGCCTGAGGCCATACGTGCCCGACGAGTCGATCGACCCCGACAGCCCGCTGCATAGCTCGCCGACGTGAGCTGCGTTG
This window harbors:
- the RPS29_2 gene encoding 40S ribosomal protein S29, which translates into the protein MLEDAFESSSGDWETSVPLVPHLVSGIPPSGIIENSPRRQFRAIFFRTSLGVLGAHSNVWFSRPRNYGKGSRQCRVCAHQAGLIRGLDMCRQCFREKSKAMGFVKYN
- the RPS29_2 gene encoding 40S ribosomal protein S29 — its product is MLEDAFESSSGDWETSVPLVPHLVSGIPPSGIIENSPRRQFRAIFFRTSLGVLGAHSNVWFSRPRNYGKGSRQCRVCAHQAGLIRGLDMCRQCFREKSKAMGFVKVR
- the RPS29_2 gene encoding 40S ribosomal protein S29, yielding MLEDAFESSSGDWETSVPLVPHLVSGIPPSGIIENSPRRQFRAIFFRTSLGVLGAHSNVWFSRMRKDKDGMGGDGNDGHGHTSGFACVCGSPLLSSGRGKRWTRTEDLLAAKLRMCAHAHTSPTTPSLHPTDRPIVLKRAPLPLLCDPSSCTPPRNYGKGSRQCRVCAHQAGLIRGLDMCRQCFREKSKAMGFVKVR
- the RPS29_2 gene encoding uncharacterized protein, with amino-acid sequence MSGKAPRAGPGPSAAAHKANPERSYTGPKPESLPRPRTPAEAEAFYASLAKSGTGPPLPRFSRMIGVAGWVAGGFAAAYMVLYYDFGNTREHVFSPIRREYHKFTDSLFNLSASERSMIEAASKDAAAAAPGPAAVAVAPAVK